One segment of Ricinus communis isolate WT05 ecotype wild-type chromosome 8, ASM1957865v1, whole genome shotgun sequence DNA contains the following:
- the LOC8278123 gene encoding rab GTPase-activating protein 22 isoform X2 yields the protein MLKPDKWQATFDSDGKVSGFQKALKSIVLGGVDPAIRSEVWEFLLGCYALGSTAEYRTQLRTARRERYKDLIQQCQMMHSSVGTGALAYVVGSKVMDMRTSSKDDSKQEAKVESRQASTDTTNKLEKYGDQNNNCTETLHACERESSSDSGELASVRGSTDSAAYDSSCLLHTSGLYNSGSPERGVEAHGSQYVAGSYFDFPSLPVTDLFDREREDTEEYSVHEIEPSTRQKLRFQDDRMHSFQISNNVDLIIESNGSPSNNVSHENNSEIEIVHDHHDHEHAQSTNQDYKKEIVNRLRISDAPETPLLKITSQGGTTGEDRVTEWLWTLHRIVVDVVRTDSHLEFYEDKKNLARMSDILAVYAWVDPATGYCQGMSDLLSPFVVLYEDNADAFWCFEMLLRRMRENFQMEGPTGVMKQLQALWHILELTDREMFTHLSRIGAESLHFAFRMLMVLFRRELSFDEALQMWEMMWAADFDETLAYNLEENCLEALVLPLPRDSGGEMREETTENGNGSSNDGSLSKHGNVEHPASENVAMKSASAYPFCGLTRSFWSRSEPIQISSVVSSTKNGDDELPVFCVAAILIMNRQKIIRETRSIDDMIKIFNDKLLKIHVKRCIRSAIKLRKKYFYKLIKNKSSPSQNGE from the exons GGTGTGGATCCAGCTATTAGGTCAGAAGTTTGGGAATTTCTACTTGGTTGTTATGCCCTGGGCAGCACTGCTGAGTATCGCACGCAGCTGAGGACAGCCCGCAG GGAGCGTTACAAGGACCTGATCCAGCAATGTCAAATGATGCATTCAAGTGTAGGAACTGGTGCCCTTGCATATGTTGTGGGATCCAAAGTTATGGACATGAGAACATCATCCAAGGATGACAGCAAACAGGAAGCTAAAGTCGAGAGCAGACAAGCTTCTACTGACACtactaataaattagagaAATATGGTGATCAGAATAATAACTGTACAGAAACATTGCATGCATGTGAAAGAGAGAGTTCTAGTGATTCTGGGGAGCTTGCCAGTGTGAGGGGAAGTACAGACAGTGCAGCATATGACTCATCATGTCTTTTGCATACCTCTGGCCTGTACAATAGCGGTTCCCCTGAAAGAGGGGTTGAAGCTCATGGATCACAGTATGTAGCGGGGAGttattttgattttccttCTTTACCCGTCACAGATTTGTTTGATCGGGAAAGAGAAGATACGGAAGAATATAGTGTGCATGAAATTGAACCTTCAACACGACAAAAATTGAGATTTCAAGATGACAGAATGCACAGTTTTCAAATTAGTAACAATgtagatttaattattgaatcCAATGGTTCACCATCTAACAATGTTTCTCATGAGAACAACTCTGAAATTGAAATAGTTCACGATCATCATGATCATGAACATGCACAGTCTACTAATCAGGACTACAAAAAAGAGATAGTGAACAGATTGAGAATATCAGATGCCCCAGAAACACCATTGTTAAAGATAACATCTCAGGGAGGGACTACTGGAGAAGACAGAGTAACTGAATGGCTTTGGACTTTGCACCGAATAG TTGTTGATGTGGTGCGAACAGATAGTCATCTTGAATTCTACGAGGATAAGAAGAATTTAGCTAGAATGTCTGATATCCTTGCTGTCTATGCATGGGTTGATCCTGCCACTGGTTACTGTCAAG GTATGAGTGATTTGCTATCTCCTTTTGTTGTTCTCTATGAGGATAATGCTGATGCCTTTTGGTGCTTTGAAATGCTTCTAAGGCGAATG CGTGAAAATTTTCAGATGGAAGGACCAACTGGAGTGATGAAGCAGTTGCAAGCATTGTGGCATATCCTGGAACTCACAGATAGAGAAATGTTTACACATCTGTCACGTATAGGTGCTGAAAGCCTACATTTTGCATTCCGAATGCTGATGGTTCTTTTTCGTCGAGAGTTATCTTTTGATGAGGCTCTTCAGATGTGGGAG ATGATGTGGGCTGCTGATTTTGATGAAACCCTGGCCTATAATTTAGAGGAGAACTGCCTGGAGGCACTGGTACTACCTCTTCCAAGGGATTCTGGAGGGGAAATGAGAGAAGAAACCACAGAAAATGGTAATGGCAGTTCAAATGATGGTTCACTATCAAAGCATGGAAATGTTGAGCACCCTGCGTCTGAGAATGTGGCAATGAAGTCAGCATCTGCTTATCCTTTTTGTGGGTTGACAAGGAGTTTTTGGTCAAGAAGTGAGCCCATACAGATTAGCTCTGTAGTCTCATCAACTAAGAATGGGGATGATGAATTACCTGTCTTCTGTGTGGCAGCAATTCTTATCATGAACCGTCAGAAAATCATCAGAGAAACTCGCTCGATTGATGATATGATAAAG ATTTTCAATGATAAGCTGCTAAAGATCCATGTTAAAAGATGCATACGCTCAGCGATCAAGCTTCGAAAGAAGTATTTTTACAAG CtgataaaaaacaaaagttcTCCATCTCAGAATGGTGAATAG
- the LOC8278124 gene encoding probable peroxidase 61: MLFAGLVHLKVGKKMGRSGSLVIYPLLVLALSMCMIANVDAASSVQTPVKLRWQYYKKYTKCPEAEVYIRHQVELFWKNDKTITSKLLRLLYSDCFVTGCDASILLDGPDSEKTAKQNWGLGGFAVIDKIKTVMEKRCPGIVSCADILNLATRDAVHLAGAPSYPVLTGRRDGMTSKAASVDLPSPSISLNDALEYFSSKGLDMLDFVTLLGAHSMGKTRCRYVEDRLYNFNNTGKPDPYMDQAFAAQMRKLCPPRTKKGQSDPQVFLNPDSGSNYKFTESFYKRVLSYKSVLGVDQQLLYNNDTLQIAQEFAANFEDLRRSFALSMNRMGNINVLTGNAGEIRQNCHFTNKK, from the exons ATGTTGTTTGCAGGCTTAGTGCACTTAAAAGTGGGGAAGAAAATGGGGAGATCAGGAAGTTTGGTGATTTACCCACTACTGGTTCTTGCATTAAGCATGTGTATGATAGCTAATGTGGACGCGGCATCTTCGGTACAAACGCCGGTGAAGCTGCGGTGGCAATACTACAAGAAGTACACCAAATGCCCGGAAGCCGAAGTTTACATAAGGCACCAAGTAGAGTTGTTCTGGAAGAATGACAAAACCATTACTTCTAAGCTCCTCCGGTTGCTCTACTCCGACTGTTTTGTTACT GGTTGTGATGCATCAATTCTTCTGGACGGACCAGATTCAGAAAAGACTGCAAAGCAAAATTGGGGACTCGGTGGGTTCGCAGTCATTGACAAGATTAAAACAGTTATGGAAAAACGCTGCCCTGGAATTGTCTCCTGCGCTGACATTCTTAATCTTGCCACCAGGGATGCTGTTCATTTG GCAGGTGCACCATCTTATCCTGTATTGACAGGAAGAAGGGACGGAATGACATCAAAAGCTGCATCAGTAGACCTCCCATCACCATCCATCTCGTTGAATGATGCATTGGAATACTTCAGTTCTAAAGGCTTAGATATGCTGGATTTTGTAACCCTCCTAG GGGCACATTCAATGGGTAAAACCCGCTGTCGCTATGTCGAGGACCGTCTCTACAATTTCAACAATACAGGAAAGCCAGACCCATACATGGACCAAGCATTTGCAGCTCAGATGAGAAAGCTATGTCCACCCAGAACCAAAAAGGGCCAAAGTGATCCTCAGGTGTTTCTAAACCCTGATTCCGGTTCTAACTACAAATTCACAGAATCCTTCTACAAGAGGGTTTTGTCATACAAAAGTGTCCTTGGAGTTGATCAGCAACTGCTATACAATAATGACACACTACAGATTGCACAAGAATTTGCTGCTAATTTTGAGGATTTGCGAAGGTCATTTGCACTATCAATGAACCGAATGGGAAACATCAATGTTCTAACGGGAAATGCAGGAGAGATACGCCAGAATTGCCATTtcacaaataagaaataa